The Labrus mixtus chromosome 14, fLabMix1.1, whole genome shotgun sequence nucleotide sequence CGCATAATTGTGAAGTGGAAGGAAAATTATGtgattttcaattttttttacaaataaaaaactgaaaagtgtGGCGTGCAAAAGTGTTACACGCGCACAGCACAAGGAAAGAGTGTACGCGCCTTGCCTCTGAAGGGGAACAAGACAGGGCTGCTCCCTTTCCCCCTGTTATTCACGATAGTCCTAGAACCGCTGGCTTTAGCAATTAGAGCGGATGTTCGAATTGACGGTGTGCAGGCAGGTGGTAGGGAGCATAAGTTGTTTATGTATGCAGACAACATTTTAGCAGTTATAGCAGACCCTGCGGTTTCTCTACCGGTTTTACTTGAATGTATTGACTCAAATGCTAATCTATCGGGTTATAAGATAAATTGGCACAAGTCAGAAGGTATGCCAATATCGAATACATGTCACTCAAATTATATTACTTAATTTCAAATGGGTACCCTCAGGTATAAAATATCTGGGGATTCGATTAAATCCAAATTTGGAGGAAATAATGCTTTTAAATATAGAACCACTCCTGCACAAGATAAAAATTTAAATGGGGGAAATTGAAGCTTACTTTGTTGGGGAAAATTAATGTGATTAAAATGGTGGTTGCTCCGCAATTCAATTATGTTTCCTTGATGTTTCCTGTTGATATATCACCACTGTTGTTCAAGAAATTTGATAATATCATCAAAGATTTTCTTTGGGGTAAAAAAAGGCCAAGAATTAACATTAAGAAAATGTTGTCAACAAGGGACATAGGAGGCTTAGGCCTCCCCAATATAAGACTATACAATCTCGCATTTGAAATGTCTAGATTGGGGGAACACTGGAGAGAAACTAACACTGAGTTGTGCTGGATCAAAATAGAACAGGAGCTGGTCAGCCCCTTCACACCTTTGGACGTTCTCTCACATGGATCAAGGACTAACGGACATGATTATTCTTCAAACCCAGTGCTGGCTCATTCAAAATCAGTCTGGAGAGAAGTTCACAGGATATGTGGAGCGTCACACTTAAAACAATCATATGCTTCTTTATGGTACAACCCGGACATACGGATTGGGAAAAGGTCTGTCTATTGGAATCAATGGCTTCTATTAGGGATTCACAAGATACGTGACCTATATGTAGATGGAAGGTTTATGTCTTTTTCTGAACTTCTGCAGAAATACGATTTGGAGTATAAAGGAAACTTTTGGAAATACTTACAAATCAGAGACGGTATCACTAAGGGCAAATTCACTCAGAATAAGAATCCTGTGATTTAATTTTTGGAGTTACCCTCTATGGTACACAGAGCAGCTGGGTTCTATAAACTTTTTAATGGGTTACAAAAAGATATATGTAAAAGTTTGAGAATGACTTGGCAGAAAGACTTAGAATGTGAATTAAGCGAGGAGGTTTGGTCAAAAATCCTATCAAACACGGGGAGGTATATAAAGGAGGCAAGGGGGAAATTTACtcaatataaaataatacatagGTTTTATTTTACTCCTTCTAAACTCCATAGGATGGGCATACTGGCCAATAATTTATGTTGGAAGTGTCAGATAGAACCAGGAACATTTTTACATGCACTCTGGGAATGCAAACTTGTAAACCCATTTTCGAAGTCCAAAGACCAAGTCATGGAACACATAGGTAAGGGGTTGGGTATGACAATACCTAAATCACCAAGGATTTGCCTGTTAGGGGATCAAACTGAATTGACCAAGGTATCGAAATATGACCTTGTTGTGATAAACGTTGGGATCGTAACGGCCGCACAATTGATCCTTAGATTATGGAAAAGTACATCCCTCCACAATTTAAGCAATGGATGGAACTTATGTCAGAAACTGTGTCTTATGAACAAGTGttagccagaatcaataatGAAGGTGAGAACTTCCAGAGGTTATGGGGCCACTTTTTTGCTTATACATGTAGTACCATTGGTGCATTGTAATGATAAAGATGTGGTACTGTGTATACTGTGGTTACTGAATTGTTATTTTGGTTCCAATTATGTACTCAGTTGTTATGGGACTTTGGGCATACTATTGTACAACAACAatgctgtctgttttgtttgttgaatgttaagttaaaataaaaagttaaattacaaaaaaaaaaagaactgacaATAATAACTAATTACCTTACTAACCCCAAATCCTGCTTCGTAATACaggcttgtttcccttgtgtgtttctttatcttaatgtttactagtttagtctttagtgttttatgttttcttttgtaatttcttatcatgtgtgtctctatgttctagtgtgtattgttacattcttgggttctgtgtgtgtcttaagtgtttctgatttattttttgcagttcatgtccccagtgtttcttgtcttactTCCTGCCTCTGTGCGTTTCCGTCCAGCtttgattgtcttcacctgtgtcgtttgtctcacctgtgtttgatcacCCCTGTGTATTAAGGGTGCATCCGTATTGACCCTCCTAtcccctttcactatccactttaccttaaccccagGGAAAACATCATGAGGTTGAGAAATGGttttaggagaattcataaagtaTTAAGGGAAAGGCAATTACGTTGTTTTGACAATCTGACCGCATTTCCACTAGGTTACGTAATTATGTGACAGTGGAttttaatgacgtgggtctgcctCTGGAAAACTGCAATtttccgaaaatggactactaaaagcaCATCTAAAagactttcccctgtgcctctTACATAATATATAATCCTAATTATCACAAggtttgaatttaaataaaaggaaaagaggctaccagtaacaaaagtgaaactaaAAGAATGTCACATTGAGAATGATTGCTCACactcaccttcctgtccactcataaatcaacattaatccaaaataagtatgattgtatgaaatgaattgttacatttatgcaagatATACATGTTTTaggcatacaaatgtacaactgcacaaagcattctgaagtgaattaaatatgttgaataaaacatcatctggctaaAAATGTCTCTGATCCCTTTTTCTTCAAAGACAGAGTGCTCTGTTTTATGGTGATTGTAATCTGATTATATGGCTTTGCATAATATCTTCAGAACCACCACACAAATCAGTAAACACTGTGACATGTAGACTTGTGCTTTTAAGTTGCTATGACTGATACAGGCTGTGCATGTGTAATGTGACAAAATAGTTGATTCCCGAGAGAAATAACTATCAGATAATCAAGGGCCTAACACTACCACGCTCAATGAATGGCCAATAACCACCTACCTAGCTGAGTGGTATGTATCCAGATGAGCCAATTATCAATTACTGGCCTATAACAGGGCAGCTGGGGAGTTTAGTTATAAAGCAAGATGGAAAATGGAAAAGTTGCTGCTGTATGGTCCGCCATGCAGCAAAACCAACAAATGATCAGAAAGAAGAGGGTGCGACTGCGGAGGCTCATTGTATGCACAAATGGTAAGCGGATGCTGATAATGGTTTAGACCATAGATCAGAGCATGCAGAGCataaaaagaagacaggaaaaaaaacttgtatgTATTGACACtttattttgtcctttacaggagaggagaaacattTATGCCACCCCCAACCCCCATGTCCCCCTTGTTCAGATCTTTTTTGATCAAACATGAGAGCCGAACTTTGACTACCCCCCGAGTAGGCCATCGATTGAGGCACTGATGGCCCTACTCAGGAGGGAGAAGACCCATGGCTGAGGGCAGTAAATGGAGGTCCTCCTGGTGGTCTACTGGCTGGCACATGGGTTGTCTTATACTGTGTTGTCTCCCGGGTCTTCAATGTGCCAAAGTCAACCGTCTTTGATGTTGTGCATCAGATGTGTGACACACTTATTTCCTACCTGGAAAAACTTTACCCCTTTCCAACAGTGTGCTGAAGTAGGCAATGGCTTCCAACACCTAGCCAACAGCCCAGCCTTCAGCCACTGTGTGGGAGCCATTGATGGATGCCTCATCCAAATCAAGGCTCCCCATGGTCCTCATGCACCAGATGACTCTTACTCTGAAATTAATTTGCACTAATGTTATTTCCTccaatttctttttctttcagtttgacATAATGGGTTGAGCTGCCTGTCTTTCCTTTGTTTGGGCTGTCTAATAGAGAGTTTTTGGTGAGTATGCCTGTTGTATGTATGGGTGTCAGGTTTTACCCTCCTGAAAGATGGTTGCAGAgctttacatttgacttttttttaactagttCGCTCAGGAATCACTGCTCAAGGAGAGCACCATTGCCGGCGTCATCTTTTTTTGGCCTGCTGTCTCATGAAGGCCAACATGCCCCcactcctcttctgtctcttgtGGGAGGCTGGGAGCAGGTGGAGGGTGCAGACTCCTCATCATCTGTGGGCTGGAGGGATGATTAGGAGGATGAAACCTCAGCAGCAGTCTGGTCGTGGTTTGGCACCCGGCATGAGGCAATGAGGGTGGGAGGCTGACGGCCAACTTCCTCCGGTCCGTCTCCGCTCCGTTCCGGCAGCGGGGGTGataggttttcactttattcaatgtgtgtgcttccactgggtCCGCTCCACAGCGTCTCAGATCCATCTGAGCTCCGGCAGTCCGGTGCCCTCCGCAGCAGATACacaggacttctatttttgccggatgCTGGAACCcgacgcatcaatttagcacagaaaagaacaagcgggacaggaagtgagacacagaaacaacattaaaacatccagttAATGTTCAAGATCAAATCGTTTTaacggttcagaaaaatgaccgtttgtgtttttgtttatgaagTTTATATAGAGTTTTAAAACACATACATCACTTTATCTTGCGTTGTCGCTGCTGTCTGCTGTGCACAGAGCCGAAACGGACtggagcggacacgcaatgcacaggTATCTGGTGGAGGTTTGGTGTGAATGGACGGCCTTTCCCCCAGAGCCTTATGCATGGTATCAAACCACGGCTAAGTCGCTGCTGTTGCCTCACCACTGTCTGTGCCCGTTCCGGTGGGGGGATTCTTCAACTCATATTAACACCATGGACAAAAGAATGTTACTGAAAGGGCAGTTGGGGAAGAATGCACAGTGACCAAAAGGCCTAATGGAATAGTTACAAGCCATTCAACATTGTCCCTGTATTTTCTGTGagctttgtacagcactttgatgaAAGCACTtcataaataaagtattattgtAAACAACAAAATTGTTGGATATGcgagtcgctttaaatgttgcggccgcaaagaattgtggggcggcattaTCTCATCTCTTTttgtaaaggatggtccagtgtatccctttttttttttgatatgtatttattgagtttttacattttacaaaaaatacaatacatttaaCAAAGCATATAACAGtcaaactatatatatatataataaaaaaaatccactccccccaccccaaagggaaaacatataattaaagaaaatacagacctaaagtccagtgtatcctatgctaaaggaggttataaaggaagcattgacccacctttccttagcttttagacaATTCGCTCTTATCATggcagttaggaaccttcctaagcaaaaatgacaattcggTTGCACCCTTAATCTCAATGTgccttccctcttgttgtcagttttTCCCTGTGACTCCCTGTGTTTTTGACCTTTCGTAAAATTTCGGAAttttttagtttacatttttcaagaaGTAAGCCTTATTTGTActtttggttaaaataaatcatttttggtTAGATTTTGCACTTGGGTCcccttctttgtttttcctgaatgtgacataaatcttattttatttttaaaaacatgtttgtgctttttgcgcctttaatgtagagacaggactgtggattaagttggaaatcagggagagagagagagagagagcgaggatgcaagaatggagccacaggtcagatttctAACCCATGCCGCTatacagcctctatacatggggggCGCAAACTCGGCCACCAGAACCCCTGCAGCTCAAATTGTTAAAGTGATCGCAACGAATACATCTAATCATTTGatattataaaaataattccCTGAAGGTCGTACATTATGTTAGGCATGATAGTCATTCATTGAGGGCTCTATTTGAAGCATTTGATATAGCTGAATGAATTGGATTGTAGTCTGTAGGCTTTCAACACAGTTATCAACAGCTAGCACATTGGAAATAAGTGACTGGACTTTTCTGTCTTGATAGAAAAATCCCCACAGacacattaaaagaaaacttGACTCTTtagttaaaatattttattattttaattattgatggaaaacaaaaagggtATTTGTCTGTATATAGACAGTTACAGACAGCCACTTCATGATATTACCACAGTACACTTATGACTTTGTTATTATCAAGCTGTAACACAAAGAAAGCCTGTTATCAGCTTTACTCTTATGTATAAAAGGACAAGCACTAGATCAATGAAAATAgtagaaaacttttttttaaatagtctcTGTCATGATGCCACAACTTTCTTGTGCCGAAAGAACTTTAACAAAAATTTCCGAATCTCTTTGGACTGTACGCCGTATATAATGGGATTGAGGCTTCCAGGGATGATATGAAATAAAATGCTTGACAATTTTCTGTAGTCTGAGTACTGAGGGTAGCGATGCAGAAAGATTACAAGGCATCCACTAAACATCATGATGAGATACACAAAGAGGTGAGTGCTGCAGGTCTTTAAGGCTTTACTGTTCAAAGACTTGTTCTTACTCATCAGACAAACTACTGTGATCTTTGTGTAAGTGAGAACAATGCTTCCTATAGAGGAGGTGAACAAGACCACAGTGAAAGTGAGGCCATAtacattattaataaaaacactttcacaGGATAGTTTAAACAAGGAGGCATTATCACAGTAAGGATTCATGATCACAGACCTGCAGCGGTTCAGACGCATGGTCAGACCGAGAAGAATCGCAACCAATGCAAAAGCCACCCCCCAGGCAGAAACTGTCAGCTTCATCACCATTCTGTTGCTCATTATTGTTGTATAGTGCAGAGGATTACAGATGGCCACGTATCTATCAAAGGCCATGATCATAAGCACTGTGTGGGATGTGGTACCAAACATGTGTGTGGTGAAAGCTTGCACAACACACTCAGAATAACTGATGAGGCGCTCAGAAGGCGGCCGCAACATGTCCATCAGCACACGAGGCACCATGATAGAGTTTCCAATGATGTCATTAAAAGGAAGGTTGCaaaaaagtaggtacataggcTGGTGAAGGTTCTCGTCAATGAAAACCATAAAAGCAATACCTAAATTTGCAATCATAATAAAGAGGTaggagaaaaggaagaagaaaaaggcagGGTAGAGGGAATCCTTGGAGACATTTAACCCCTCCAGCTGGAGCGTCAAGCTGTTGTAGGTGTAGTTTTCCATCAACCTGAAAGACTGATGGAAAATGTATAATGCGACAGGTGTTATAAATTACATCCATTAAAGATCATTTTGTGAAAGATTGATGCTAACActacacaaaacagaaacatgaacttTTCCAAGATATTACCAGTGATGCTTGCCGTAAGTGATCCTTCTAGTGAGACATACAAACAATAAAGAACTATATCAAATTCATATGATCTTGACTTGATCAATAGTGAAGATGTTTCCAAAGACCTACCCTGACTGCCTTTAGCTTCAAACTCCTTGTTCCTCCCACTTCCCTGCTTTGAACATCTGCAGGCACCAGCAAGATGTTGTTCTTAGGTATCATGTTTTAtggacaggatttcgccttagGGAGTAACCATCACCGTGGATAATGTCTGGTGCAACATTAGGACCTATAGTAGAGGAACTTGggcccctaaaagttgagatacccctacccgaggtagaacaaagcacaaccatattttttcataacttgaacatgtctagtttatgaaacggatggttgtataaaaatattttactgcaaaataactttttttggatgttttatgcgtcttaccaaaaaacgaaaataggtcaaattagggcttctccaaaagggacagctctagccttatcacatgtatctctgggaatcagaaattaaaatatacttcatatagtctatttgtatatcgcccatacagcctgttgtagtttttttaatgtatttcagtcatgtaaagatggtgtgtagtcaccatatctcctgcttttaagaagaaccctagttactccagaggatacactggatgaagggatagtttttataataccctaagtatgataaagtgttttaaaaaaaagctacaatagctattttttttgaatgatttatcaggcaaccaatggagctgggatacaaaacaattcGTATGATggcgtaaatgtgtgtgaggtaAATTAGGATAACAATCATGCAAACATATTTATAAGAAACTTCTTAatacacttattttacctcattatatataataacatttgattttaaGTGCTAATTACAAAGGATGATTTCCACTTTTAGACAAAATGACTGCGAACCTGAGAGCTTAACACCTTGCATctaaaaacctttgtgtcacactTAAGCATCCCCTGAGAACAAAGTTTTACCTCttacctcacaggagctttaagaaaacaattgctgcagaaaataaccatcaacaaagtcaaccaaccaaacatcacaaccaaagcaagacaccacaaccaaataaagacacaataactaaatcaagacatcacaaccaaatcaagacataacaaccaaatcaagacaccaaaactaaatcaagacataacaaccaaatcaagacataacaaccaaatcaagacaccataactaaatcaagacatcacaaccaaatcaagacataacaaccaaatcaagacaccataactaaatcaagacataacaaccaaataaagacatcacaaccaaatcaagacaccataactaaatcaagacatcacaaccaaatcaagacataacaaccaaatcaagacaccataactaaatcaagacatcacaaccaaatcaagacataacaaccaaatcaagacatcataactacatcaagacatcacaaccaaatcaagacatcacaaccaaatcaagacaccataactacatcaagacataacaaccaaatcaagacatcacaaccaaatcaagacaccataactacatcaagacatcacaaccaaatcaagacatcacaaccaaatcaagacaccataactaaatcaagacataacaaccaaatcaagacatcacaaccaaatcaagacaccataactacatcaagacataacaaccaaatcaagacaccataactaaatcaagacataacaaccaaataaagacatcacaaccaaatcaagacaccataactaaatcaagtcataacaaccaaatcaagacataacaaccaaataaagacatcacaaccaaatcaagacaccataactaaatcaagacataacaaccaaatcaagtcataacaaccaaatcaagacatcacaaccaaatcaagacaccataactacatcaagacataacaaccaaatcaagacatcataactacatcaagacatcacaaccaaatcaagcaTCACAACCAAAGCAAgacataacaaccaaatcaagacaccataactacatcaagacataacaaccaaatcaagacaccataactaaatcaggacataacaaccaaataaagacatcacaaccaaatcaagacaccataactaaatcaagacatcacaaccaaatcaagacataacaaccaaatcaagacaccataactaaatcaagacatcacaaccaaatcaagacatcacaaccaaatcaagacatcataactacatcaagacatcacaaccaaatcaagacatcacaaccaaatcaagacaccataactaaatcaagacatcacaaccaaatcaagacatcacaaccaaatcaagacaccataactaaatcaagacatcacaaccaaatcaagacatcacaaccaaatcaagacaccataactacatcaagacataacaaccaaatcaagacataacaaccaaatcaagacaccataactaaatcaagacatcacaaccaaatcaagacataacaaccaaatcaagacataacaaccaaatcaagacatcacaaccaaatcaagacat carries:
- the LOC132988707 gene encoding olfactory receptor 8G17-like, with the protein product MENYTYNSLTLQLEGLNVSKDSLYPAFFFFLFSYLFIMIANLGIAFMVFIDENLHQPMYLLFCNLPFNDIIGNSIMVPRVLMDMLRPPSERLISYSECVVQAFTTHMFGTTSHTVLMIMAFDRYVAICNPLHYTTIMSNRMVMKLTVSAWGVAFALVAILLGLTMRLNRCRSVIMNPYCDNASLFKLSCESVFINNVYGLTFTVVLFTSSIGSIVLTYTKITVVCLMSKNKSLNSKALKTCSTHLFVYLIMMFSGCLVIFLHRYPQYSDYRKLSSILFHIIPGSLNPIIYGVQSKEIRKFLLKFFRHKKVVAS